Proteins from a genomic interval of Zingiber officinale cultivar Zhangliang chromosome 1B, Zo_v1.1, whole genome shotgun sequence:
- the LOC121969962 gene encoding uncharacterized protein LOC121969962 isoform X1, protein MEFSRKVPSLVELCTQTAIANLRYMGDVGDMDLDLLKDILPHCNIDQLTHIENSTEGRDLSPVTDGLWKRFYEQQFGSESTNIVIKRMKQKKIVFKWRLLYEAKLKEREEAQNRMAEKLKQRYAESQAKKQSRQIKICSKVPPSSKRSFWEGSGPGTNLSNVKGNLMKKAKLEYLNSHEAKVHAQIRKNSLQRNSFTSQSIYRSVKPNSFQPSNIEPKVTGPVQRKFFIGYLDKLEKCT, encoded by the exons ATGGAGTTCTCCAGAAAAGTTCCTTCCTTGGTGGAGCTATGTACGCAGACGGCAATCGCTAATCTTAGGTACATGGGAGATGTTGGAGATATGGATTTAGACCTATTGAAGGATATCTTACCTCACTGTAATATCGATCAGTTGACTCATATTGAGAATTCGACAGAA GGAAGAGATCTTAGCCCAGTTACGGATGGCCTGTGGAAAAGATTCTACGAGCAACAATTTGGATCGGAGAGTACTAATATTGTGATCAAGAGGATGAAGCAGAAGAAAATAGTATTTAAATGGAGACTTCTTTATGAG GCAAAGTTGAAGGAGAGGGAAGAAGCACAAAATAGAATGGCTGAGAAACTTAAACAGCGATATGCAGAAAGTCAAGCTA AGAAACAAAGTCGGCAAATCAAAATTTGTTCCAAAGTTCCTCCTAGCAGTAAAAGGAGTTTCTGGGAAG GGAGTGGACCAGGCACTAACCTGTCTAATGTGAAGGGGAACTTGATGAAAAAGGCAAAATTGGAGTATCTCAATAG CCATGAAGCAAAAGTGCATGCTCAGATTAGGAAAAATTCTTTGCAACGAAACAGCTTCACATCTCAAAG TATCTATCGTTCCGTAAAGCCAAACAGTTTTCAACCAA GTAACATCGAACCTAAGGTGACCGGCCCGGTTCAACGGAAGTTTTTCATCGGCTACTTGGATAAATTGGAGAAATGCACATGA
- the LOC121969962 gene encoding uncharacterized protein LOC121969962 isoform X2 has product MKQKKIVFKWRLLYEAKLKEREEAQNRMAEKLKQRYAESQAKKQSRQIKICSKVPPSSKRSFWEGSGPGTNLSNVKGNLMKKAKLEYLNSHEAKVHAQIRKNSLQRNSFTSQSIYRSVKPNSFQPSNIEPKVTGPVQRKFFIGYLDKLEKCT; this is encoded by the exons ATGAAGCAGAAGAAAATAGTATTTAAATGGAGACTTCTTTATGAG GCAAAGTTGAAGGAGAGGGAAGAAGCACAAAATAGAATGGCTGAGAAACTTAAACAGCGATATGCAGAAAGTCAAGCTA AGAAACAAAGTCGGCAAATCAAAATTTGTTCCAAAGTTCCTCCTAGCAGTAAAAGGAGTTTCTGGGAAG GGAGTGGACCAGGCACTAACCTGTCTAATGTGAAGGGGAACTTGATGAAAAAGGCAAAATTGGAGTATCTCAATAG CCATGAAGCAAAAGTGCATGCTCAGATTAGGAAAAATTCTTTGCAACGAAACAGCTTCACATCTCAAAG TATCTATCGTTCCGTAAAGCCAAACAGTTTTCAACCAA GTAACATCGAACCTAAGGTGACCGGCCCGGTTCAACGGAAGTTTTTCATCGGCTACTTGGATAAATTGGAGAAATGCACATGA